The following proteins come from a genomic window of Gordonia westfalica:
- a CDS encoding MFS transporter has translation MTVTTASGSGSGKDPAAAPAAPNTTDFEATPGRFGGVGPLGESRLTAWSLTSLLVSLYVINYADKAVLGIIAKPLREELGLSASQIGLVGSLFFLTFTIGGFFAGLLNKWMTLRWSLVILGLCWAAAMLPMIVVASLAVLLISRLFLGLAEGPSSALLHTAAYAWHPPARRALPGALLAGSASISKIAIAPLLTLITVSFGWRWALFALAAAGLVWAVVWLSTWRPGPYIASGKAKATDTVDAEPATPWVKIFLAPTFITGALLVMSVYALVSVVLTWLPSYFEDGLGYSQLQSGSMFAFPSIVGLALMLLSSVTSDRMITRGASPRVLRVVVPSVGVLFSGVLLFLLPSIGTPIVCVLILSIGYGFAAMVFPLLNAAVAEICPPRQTAGTLGVFLAIMAIGGLVAPYATGVIVDAAATPAEGYATAFQVLGLVASVCAVLALIFANPVRDRARLRPHRVAVEG, from the coding sequence ATGACGGTCACGACCGCCTCCGGATCAGGCTCCGGCAAAGATCCCGCAGCAGCCCCCGCTGCGCCCAACACCACCGATTTCGAGGCGACGCCCGGACGTTTCGGCGGCGTCGGCCCGCTCGGCGAATCCCGGCTCACCGCCTGGAGCCTGACCTCCCTGCTGGTCAGCCTGTATGTCATCAACTATGCCGACAAGGCCGTGCTCGGCATCATCGCCAAGCCGCTGCGCGAGGAACTGGGCCTCAGTGCCTCGCAGATAGGCCTCGTCGGCAGCCTGTTCTTCCTCACCTTCACCATCGGCGGATTCTTCGCCGGCCTGCTCAACAAGTGGATGACCCTGCGCTGGTCGCTGGTCATCCTCGGACTGTGCTGGGCCGCGGCGATGCTGCCGATGATCGTGGTGGCCTCCCTCGCGGTCCTGCTCATCAGCCGGCTCTTCCTGGGGCTGGCGGAAGGGCCGTCGTCGGCGTTGCTGCACACCGCCGCCTACGCCTGGCACCCGCCCGCCCGCCGTGCGCTGCCCGGCGCGCTGCTCGCGGGTTCCGCGTCGATCTCCAAGATCGCGATCGCCCCGCTGCTGACCCTCATCACGGTCAGCTTCGGCTGGCGATGGGCACTGTTCGCCCTGGCCGCCGCGGGACTGGTCTGGGCCGTCGTCTGGCTGTCGACCTGGCGTCCGGGGCCATACATCGCGAGCGGCAAGGCCAAGGCGACCGACACCGTCGACGCCGAGCCCGCCACTCCGTGGGTGAAGATCTTCCTCGCACCGACGTTCATCACCGGCGCCCTGCTCGTCATGAGCGTCTACGCCCTGGTGTCGGTCGTGCTCACCTGGCTGCCCTCGTACTTCGAGGACGGCCTGGGCTACAGCCAGCTGCAGTCCGGTTCGATGTTCGCCTTCCCGTCGATCGTCGGTCTCGCGCTCATGCTGCTCAGCTCGGTGACCAGTGACCGGATGATCACCAGGGGCGCATCGCCGCGGGTTCTGCGTGTCGTCGTCCCGTCGGTGGGCGTCCTGTTCTCCGGTGTCCTGCTGTTCCTGCTGCCGTCGATCGGCACCCCGATCGTGTGCGTCCTGATCCTCTCGATCGGCTACGGTTTCGCCGCCATGGTGTTCCCGCTGCTCAACGCCGCTGTCGCCGAGATCTGCCCGCCGCGTCAGACCGCAGGCACGCTCGGTGTCTTCCTGGCGATCATGGCCATCGGCGGACTGGTCGCCCCGTACGCCACGGGTGTCATCGTCGACGCCGCGGCCACCCCGGCCGAGGGATACGCCACGGCCTTCCAGGTTCTGGGCCTCGTGGCCTCGGTGTGCGCCGTGCTGGCGCTGATCTTCGCCAACCCGGTGCGCGACCGCGCCCGGCTGCGTCCTCATCGGGTCGCCGTCGAAGGCTGA